The Lysinibacillus timonensis nucleotide sequence CTTTTAATAAAGTGCATCAAGCAGGATTTCCACTAGACGATTCTGCTCTTGAGGGAACAGCATTTAATACATTTAGAGTGTTCGACATTACAAGTGATGGTAAAGTAGAAGTAAATAGTTTAATAGTAGATAATCCTTCATTATTGGCAGCGTCTAGTGCTGAAAATGAAGAAGGTAATGGGAATTGGGCTATCGAGTTAGCAAATTTGCAATTTTTAGGGCTTAACGGACAGACAGAAACAATCTTAGATAATTCTATTGATTTAACAGGTTTGGATTTAGATGGTGCAACCTTCCAAACATTCTATGAAGGTTTAATAGGACAACTAGGGGTTGATGGGCAGGAGGCAGAACGTTTACGTTATAATACTGAAACGATTCGAATGACTGTTGAAAATAATCGTGCCTCAATGAGTTCAGTATCTTTAGATGAAGAGATGACTAATATGATTACATTCCAACAAGCTTATAATGCAAGTGCTCGGATGATAACAGTGATAGATGAAACATTAGATAAAATTATAAATGGTATGGGCCGTGTCGGATTATAACAAAAGTTAGAATCTTACATTTTTATTTAATTATACTGTAAAGGAGTGCCACCATGCGTGTAACACAATCAATGTTATCTAATAACATGCTAAGAAATTTAAGTAACAATTACAGTAAAATGTCTGAATTACAAAATCAAATAACTACGGGCAAAAAGATAACGAAACCATCTCAAGATCCTGTTGTTGCTATAAAAGGGATGAGCTACCGTACAGATATCAATAAGGTAGAACAATTTACTCGTAATATTTCTCAAGTTTATTCTTGGTTGGATTCATCAGATGATGCTCTTGGTCAAGTTGGAGATGCATTGACTCGTGTAAAAGAGTTAACTGTACAAGCAGCGAATGATACTAATACAGCAGATGACCGTGAAAAAATTAGAATAGAAATTGAGCAAATTCGAACTCAAATCCAAGATGTTGCTAATACAAAAGTTGCTGATAAATTTATATTCAGTGGGACTAATACTCAAAAACCTGTTTATGTAGAAGCATTAGGTAATGATGGAGTTACATATCGAGTACTAAATCAAGTTGAATTGGATGGAGATGGAAACCAAATCTCCCCTGTTGATAGTAATGGAGACCCTATTATACTTAGTGACCCAATAACTGCAGCAGATGGAAAAGTAAATATGGAAGTTTTTGACGGGATTCAACTGCAAGTAAATACATCAGATGCTGCTAAGCTTTTTAAGGATGTTGACAAACTTATGGCTGATATTTCAGCGGCACTTGAGTCATCTGATGGAGAGGAAATAGGGGATCTTTTAGGGGGACTAGCTGATGGAACGGATGATACTTTGTCTGAAGTTCAAAATAAAGTATTAGAAGCACGTGCAGATGTAGGTGCACGACAAAATCGTGTTGAAATGATGGAAAATCGTTTATCAACACATGAAATAAATGTAACTGAGCAAATGTCTGCAAATGAAGATGTAGATTATGAAAAAGCAATAACAAACTTAATTACCCAGGAATCGATTCATAATGCTGCATTATCAGTCGGATCAAAAATCATTCAATCGACTTTAGTAGACTTTATAAGATAATAAATCAAAGCGTATGAACATTTTTATGTCCATACGCTTTCTTTAAAGGATGAATTAAATTGAATGTTCCAAAATTACAAATACATACCATTAACGCAAAACTGAACCTTTCTATACAACAACCAAAACAGTATATAGAACAACCTCCTGCTGAGTTGGAAATAAAACAACCTCCTGCAGAGATAACTATAAATGTTGAGGAAGGTCAATTATTTATTGATGCTTCTCAAGCAAGAAGTGATTATGGATTTGCTACAATCCGGGAATTGGAAAAAAGAGTGGCGCAAAAAGGATATCAAGATTTGTTAGATGGTATTGCTAGAAGGGCAAGAGAAGGTTTTCAACTTATGAATATTGGGAAGAATAGCAATGCACTCCAATCCATTGCCAAATCTAAGACATCGCCCAATTCTAAACCATTGGGGATTACGTTTATCCCTAGTGCAAATTCTGTAAAGATTGAATATCAACCAGCAGATGTACAAATAAATGTCCAAACAAAAGAACCAATCATTAATTCGAAAATAAATAAACCAATACATAACTACACTCCTGGAAAAGTAGATATCGAAATGCTTCAATATCCATCTGTAAGTATTGATTGGTTAGTCTAAAAGTTGGGAGAGAATAGAGATGATAATAGAAAATGATTATTTGGGTGAAGTTGAAGTAAATTCGTCAAATATTATTATATTTGAACATGGAATACCAGGTTTCGAAGAGGAAAAAGAATTCGTTATTTTATCAATAGAAGAACAAAGTGCCTTTCAAATGCTACAATCTTTAAAAACTAAATCATTAGCATTTATAATCACGGATCCTGGCTATGTTGTTCCG carries:
- the flgL gene encoding flagellar hook-associated protein FlgL, which encodes MRVTQSMLSNNMLRNLSNNYSKMSELQNQITTGKKITKPSQDPVVAIKGMSYRTDINKVEQFTRNISQVYSWLDSSDDALGQVGDALTRVKELTVQAANDTNTADDREKIRIEIEQIRTQIQDVANTKVADKFIFSGTNTQKPVYVEALGNDGVTYRVLNQVELDGDGNQISPVDSNGDPIILSDPITAADGKVNMEVFDGIQLQVNTSDAAKLFKDVDKLMADISAALESSDGEEIGDLLGGLADGTDDTLSEVQNKVLEARADVGARQNRVEMMENRLSTHEINVTEQMSANEDVDYEKAITNLITQESIHNAALSVGSKIIQSTLVDFIR
- a CDS encoding DUF6470 family protein — translated: MNVPKLQIHTINAKLNLSIQQPKQYIEQPPAELEIKQPPAEITINVEEGQLFIDASQARSDYGFATIRELEKRVAQKGYQDLLDGIARRAREGFQLMNIGKNSNALQSIAKSKTSPNSKPLGITFIPSANSVKIEYQPADVQINVQTKEPIINSKINKPIHNYTPGKVDIEMLQYPSVSIDWLV